The following are encoded together in the Vanrija pseudolonga chromosome 7, complete sequence genome:
- the SPBC1271.10c_3 gene encoding putative MFS-type transporterc, with amino-acid sequence MAHTRELPIPGSLLLLDEHAAGAEGEIILHPTPSRDVNDPLNWSPMRKQLAFAMLVVYTVSAGFGACSLYSVLSPLSEEKGIPLSTLNAGTGYMFLLLGWGGIITQPLAQTFGKRPMYLASQLGHLGCIIWMVYINTEGQWLANKVLQGLFTAPIEMLIEVSIADMFFAHERGFYMGLYATALYGGNFLAPVWAGFANDGLGWKWVFWLSAIQLGVGTIILFLFQEETNYNRGTTELGEQHGTPRSRSDSEAEAGDDEKYGRGDKIDRTVSVPATRPPLEGTPYSFTYKLRLYRETYTTLSTLVAQAYRPILLWRYPVAVWSGFLYGSSLVWYNVFNATASLVLTQNYHFSPSMVGLSYLGPTIGACVAAVWSGWAADKFLLWDARRKGGVREPEDRLWLLALNAILLPAGLILWGVGAANHIHWFGLVFGGGLVAFTSASAGAFAINYVLDSYKDLGGEVILSIILIRNSLSFAIGYGITPWLNMGLQNTFITAAMVGMVIYGSFVVVIKFGKTWRKASRESYWRYVESSVMPSH; translated from the exons ATGGCACACACACGCGAGCTCCCGATCCCCGGCTCGCTTCTGCTGCTCGATGAGCACGCTGCCGGAGCCGAGGGTGAGATCATCCTCcacccgacgccgtcgcgcgacgTCAACGACCCGCTCAACTGGAGCCCGATGCGCAAGCAGCTCGCGTTTGCGATGCTTGTCGTGT ATACCGTCTCGGCGGGCTTTGGCGCCTGCTCTCTCTACTCGGTCCTCTCGCCCCTCagcgaggagaagggcaTCCCCCTGTCGACGTTGAACGCGGGCACGGGCTACA tgttcctcctcctcgggtGGGGCGGGATCATCACCCAACCCCTGGCACAGACGTTCGGCAAGCGCCCTATGtacctcgcctcgcagctcggccacctcggaTGCATCATTTGGATGGTGTACATCAACACCGAGGGGCAGTGGCTGGCCAACAAGGTTCTCCAGGGGTTATTCACCGCCCCGATCGAGATGCTCATCGAGGTGTCAATTGCCGACATG TTCTTCGCCCACGAACGAGGCTTCTACATGGGCCTGTACGCCACTGCATTGTACGGAGGCAACTTCTTGGCGCCAGTGTGGGCAGGC TTTGCGAACGACGGGCTTGGCTGGAAGTGGGTATTCTGGCTGTCGGCCATTCAGCTTGGCGTAGGCACCAtcatcctcttcctcttccagGAAGAGACAAACTATAATCGCGGAACGACGGAGTTGGGCGAGCAGCACGGAActccgcgctcgcgctccgactctgaagccgaggccggcgatgACGAAAAGTACGGCCGCGGAGACAAGATCGATCGCACCGTGTCTGTCCCCGCCACTCGGCCTCCACTCGAGGGCACGCCATACTCGTTCACCTACAAGCTGAGGCTTTATCGCGAGACGTACACTACGCTGTCGACGCTAGTGGCGCAGGCGTACCGCCCTATCTTGCTCTGGCGCTACCCCGTCGCTGTTTG GTCGGGCTTCCTGTACGGCTCTTCGCTGGTATGGTACAATGTCTTCAACGCCACGGCCTCTCTGGTCCTCACGCAAAACTACCACTTCAGTCCCAGCATGGTCGGCCTGTCGTACCTCGGCCCCACGATCGGCGCTTgcgtcgcggccgtgtggtcgggctgggcggccgACAAGTTCCTGCTGTGGGATGCGCGGCGCAAAGGCGGTGTccgcgagcccgaggacaGGCTGTGGCTGCTTGCTTTGAATGCCATCCTGCTGCCTGCGGGCTTGATCCTGTGGGGCGTCGGTGCGGCGAACCACATCCACTGGTTCGGCCTCGTGTTTGGCGGaggcctcgtcgccttcacctcggcctcggcgggcgccTTTGCGATCAACTACGTGCTCGACAGCTAcaaggacctcggcggcgaagTCATCCTGTCCATCATCCTTATCCGCAACTCGCTGTCCTTTGCGATCGGGTACGGCATCACGCCATGGCTCAACATGGGCCTCCAGAACACGTTTatcaccgccgccatggtCGGCATGGTCATCTACGGGTCCTTTGTGGTTGTCATCAAGTTTGGCAAGACATGGCGCAAGGCCAGCAGGGAGAGCTACTGGCGCTATGTGGAGTCGAGCGTCATGCCAAGCCACTAG
- the SPCC550.07_1 gene encoding Putative amidase, translating to MSPAKIPRPAAELAAEAIAVRDSTIPAAYRLPKNTKLAKNVTGVLSTSGILSAAELAIVELDATRLAEALAARKYTAVEVTTAYVKAAAIAQQVTNCLVELFAPEALERAAWLDAELERTGVPVGPFHGVPVSIKDHLDVKGHDSPSGFLDMIGNVATEDAYMVEILRNAGAVFYCKTTNPQSLMHLETECYLGVTASPWNTDLTAGGSSGGEGALIGMKGSPLGIGTDIGGSVRSPAAACGIYSFKPSVRRLPYGGANIPVGPAGWEGILGTHGPMGRSVDDLEKYMRLVASTEPWKRDPTLDVKPWREVQPKRLRVGVLYDDGVVRPVAPVRRALDTAVSKLRQSGAFDVVEYAPYRSADNWEIISALYWPDNGKAVYDHIAGSGERVLPLTEWIIGQAGDRERSREELWDLVARRDAFRAAFAAHWQATGMDILLTPVGPTPAPAHGTARYWNYTSFWNLVNYPAVVFPTGAHVDPAKDAEAAAYTPRNDAEADVYDSFDAAASVDAPLCLQTVGYIGYEEETLWATKQIVEVIQK from the exons ATGTCCCCAGCCAAGATTCCTCGCCCCGCGGCAGAGCTCGCCGCGGAGGCCATCGCAGTGCGCGACAGCACCATTCCAGCGGCGTACCGCCTGCCGAAGAACACCAAGCTGGCGAAGAACGTCACGGGCGTCCTCTCGACCAGCGGCATCCTgtcggccgccgagcttgccatcgtcgagctggacgccACGCGGCTCGcggaggcgctcgcggcgcgcaagtACACCGCGGTCGAGGTGACCACTGCGTACGTCAAGGCCGCGGCGATCGCACAGCAGGTGACCAACTGCCTTGTCGAGCTGTTCGCccccgaggcgctcgagcgcgcggcgtggctcgacgccgagctcgagcggaCCGGCGTGCCAGTCGGCCCGTTCCACGGCGTACCCGTCAGCATCAAggaccacctcgacgtcaagggGCACGACTCGCCGAGCGGGTTCCTGGACATGATCGGCAACGTCGCGACCGAGGACGCGTACATGGTCGAGATTCTGCGTAACGCCGGGGCCGTGTTCTACTGCA AAACAACCAACCCCCAGAGCCTGATGCACCTCGAAACAGAGTGTtacctcggcgtcaccgcGTCGCCATGGAACACGGACCTCACGGCCGgcgggagcagcggcggcgagggcgcgctgATCGGGATGAAGGGCAGTCCGTTGGGCATCGGCACGGACATTGGCGGCAGTGTGCGGAGT cccgccgccgcatgcgGCATCTACTCGTTTAAGCCGTCCGTCCGGCGCCTGCCCTACGGCGGCGCCAACATCCCCGTCGGCCCGGCTGGATGGGAGGGGATTCTGGGCACGCACGGGCCGATGGGGCGCAGCGTGGACGATTTGGAGAAGTACATGCGGCTCGTGGCGAGCACGGAGCCGTGGAAGCGGGACCCGAC GCTCGACGTCAAGCCGTGGCGCGAGGTCCAGCCGAAGcgcctgcgcgtcggcgtgctctacgacgacggggtcgtgcgccccgtcgcgcccgtgcggcgcgcgctcgacaccgCGGTCTCCAAGCTGCGCCAGAGCGGCGCgttcgacgtcgtcgagtaCGCCCCGTACCGGTCCGCCGACAACTGGGAGATCATCTCGGCGCTGTACTGGCCCGATAACGGCAAGGCCGTGTACGACCATATCGCCGGCAGCGGGGAGCGCGTGCTGCCGCTTACGGAGTGGATCATTGGTCAAGCTGGGGACAGGGAGCGGTCGCGCGAGGAGCTGTGGGAC ctcgtcgcccgccgcgacgccttCCGCGCCGCCTTCGCAGCCCACTGGCAGGCCACCGGCATGGACATCCTCCTCACGCCCGTCGGGCCgaccccggcgccggcgcacggcacggcgcggtACTGGAACTACACGAGCTTCTGGAACCTGGTGAACTACCCTGCGGTTGTGTTCCCCACGGGTGCGCACGTCGACCCGGCCaaggatgccgaggcggcggcttACACGCCGCGtaacgacgccgaggcggacgtgTACGACTCTttcgacgccgctgccagcgtcgacgcgccgctgtGCCTCCAGACTGTGGGGTATATCGGgtacgaggaggagacgctGTGGGCGACCAAGCAGATCGTCGAGGTGATTCAGAAGTAA